The Chitinophaga niabensis genomic interval GCAGTTCATTACGGGATGTAGTGAGTGTATCTAATTGATTTTCTTTAGTTACCAGTTCTTTGCTGGTTTGACTTTTGTCGTAAAACATATACCCCCAGGTTCCCACCAGGGCGGCAATGAGAACGCCGTAAATCACTCCGTTTTTGTTGCTTTTTGGTTTTTCAGGTCCGGAATTACTGGGCGTACCAGTCGTAAATGTGTTTTCCGCCATAATAGTGATGTTTTATTTTTGATTGTTTATATGGGTAAAATTTTCTAAAAATCCGAAACGTTAAAATTTGTTTAAATTACACGTTTTAAAACTTTTGCCGTGCTCAATAACGTTGCCCTCGATCAATTATTACTCCTCGATATAGAAACTACTCCGCTCACTGCATCCTTTGATCATCTGCCAGACGAGCTTCAGGCCCTCTGGTTGGAGAAAAACGCAAAAACTGCGCCAGAATCTGAAAACGCTTTTGAAAATTTCAATGAAAGAGCTGGTTTATTAGCAGAATTCGGAAGGATCGTTTGTATCTCGGCCGGTTTCTTCTTTACGGAAAATGGTCATTATCAGCTTCGTATCAAATCTTTTTATGGAAATGACGAAAAAGAACTGCTTTCCGGATTTTTGGAACTAACACATAAGTTTTTTACCCGTCACCCCCGTTTTCAATTTGCCGGGCATAACATCCGCGAATTTGATATTCCCTATATTTGCCGCCGCGCACTCATCAATGGTCTTTCTTTACCCGTTTCCCTGCAATTGAATAACTTCAAACCCTGGGAACAACCATTGCTGGATACCATGCAGTTATGGCGTTTCGGAGAGTTCCGGAATTACACTTCCCTCAAACTCCTGGCGGCTGTAATGGGCATTCCCACGCCAAAAGATGATATCGACGGCAGCATGGTAGGCAAAGTATATTGGGAAACCGGAGACGTGAAAAGGATCGCAGATTACTGCCAGAAAGATGTGTTGACCGTAGCACAATTGTTATTGAAATTCAAAGGTTTGCCTTTGATCGAAAAAGATGGAATTTCTATCGTAGCTTAATATAAAATGGACTACCAGGATATTATAAAAGATTGGAAGAGTAATAAGTTCCGGCCGCTTTACTGGCTGGAAGGGGAAGAGGATTTCTTCATTGACCAGGTGGTGGACTATGCAGAACATCATTTGCTCAGCGAAGCAGAACAGGGGTTTAACCTCACCGTATTATATGGAAAGGATACAGACTGGGCCACGGTAGTGAATGCCTGTCGCCGTTATCCCATGTTCGCTGAACGCCAGGTGGTGATCCTCAAAGAAGCGCAGGCTATGAAAGACCTGCTGAAACTGGAAGCCTACATTGAACAACCCTTGGGTTCCACCATTTTTGTAGTGGCCCATAAACAGGGTAAAATAGATGGCCGCAGTAAAACGGCCAAGCTGATCAAGGATAAAGGGGTAGTGCTTTCTACCAAAAAAATGTACGATAACCAGATCCCTGCCTGGGCAGAAGCGTATGTACGCAGCCAGGGGCTGGGCATTTCGGAAAAAGCCTGTGTGCTGCTGGCAGACCATATCGGTAACGATCTGTCCCGCATTGCCAATGAAATAGATAAATTAAAAGTGAACCTGCCCGCCGGCAAGAAAATAGATGAGGCCGACATTGAGAAATATGTAGGCATCAGCAAGGAATACAATGTATTTGAATTACAGAATGCACTGGGCATGCAGGATATGGGTAAAGTGATGCGCATTATCAAATACTTCTCCGCCAACCCCAAAGCAGCGCCTATTCAAATGGTGATCCCTGCCCTGTATAATTATTTCGCCAAGATCAGTTTGCTGTTTGGCGTAAAAGGAGGAGAGAAGGAAATGGCATCCGCAATAGGCGTACATCCTTTTTTCGTGAAAGATTATATGGCAGCGGCAAGGAAATTTGGCCCTGATGGTACAGAAAGAGCGCTCCTGTTATTACATCAGTACAACCTGCGCAGTATTGGTATCAACGACAGCGGAACGGAAGATGGGGAGTTGATGAAGGAAATGGCGTACAGGATGTTAAGACCTTAAGATCAACCGCGCCTTAGCCACATCATCTGTGATCTGCACCACCAGCGCATCTACAGCATCAAATTTTTTATCTGCACGGATAAACTCTATGAAGGAAACATGGATCTCTGCTCCATAGATATCTTCATTAAAATCAAGGATATATACTTCGATCCTTAGCTCGGTGCCATTAAAAGTAGGCCGGGTACCTATATTCAGCGCACCTTTCCATTCTTTGCCGGCTACAGTAACGTTCACTGCATATACTCCCTGGGCGGGAATTAATTTACGGCTGTCGTGCAAAGCGATATTGGCCGTGGGGAAACCCAGCTGCCGGCCCATTTTATCTCCATGTACCACTTTCCCGTTAATGAAATAAGGGTATCCCAGCAATTCATTGGCCAGCAGGATAGCTCCTTCCTGCAGGCTGTTCCTGATCTTGGTGGAACTTACCGTAAGGTCATGTACTACCTGTTGCGGGATCTCCAGCAACTGGAAACCAAATTTCTGCTGCTCCGCCTCCAGTAATTCCAATCCCCCTTCCCGGTTATGCCCGAAACGGTGATCGTATCCTATAATAATAGTATGTGGGCGGAAAGTGCTGATAAGGAAGTCTTCTAAATATGCGGTGGCAGAGAGTTCTGAGAAAGCTTTGGTGAATGGCACCACCACCAGGTGATGGATCCCCCATTTTTCCAGTAACTGGATCTTTTCATCCAGCGTGGTCAGCAGGTGTACTGTTTTATTCTGGGGAGCCAGTACTTCCCGCGGGTGAGGATCAAAGGTAATGATCACCGTTTCTCCATGGCAGGCCTCCGCAGCCTCTTGCAATTGCTGCAAAATGTACTGATGGCCTGTATGCACGCCGTCGAAAGTACCGATGGTGATCACGGCATTCCTGAAATCGGGCAATTGTTGTAAATCTCTGTGAACCTGCATCGTTAGATGATCATATTTTCAAAAACGCCGGTGCAAATCTAAATGTTTTGAACGGATTCCAATACTTTTGCAATTCATACAATTAATACATAGGAACATCGTGGATCAAAACCTTTACGCCCAAAGAGGCGTTTCTGCCGGCAAAGAGGATGTGCATAACGCCATCCGGCATATAGATAAGGGATTATTCCCCCAGGCTTTTTGCAAGATCATCCCGGATATCCTGGGCGGAGATGCAGACTGGTGCAATATTATGCATGCAGACGGGGCCGGCACCAAATCTTCCCTCGCTTACGCCTATTGGAAAGAAACAGGCGATATCAGCGTTTGGCGTGGTATTGCCCAGGATGCCATTATCATGAATACAGACGATCTGCTTTGTGTAGGCGCTACAGATAACATCCTGCTGTCTTCCACCATTGGCCGTAACAAGAACCTCGTTCCGGGAGAAGTGATCGCCGCCATCATCAACGGTACGGAAGAGATACTGGAAGAACTGCGGAGTTATGGCATGGGTATCTACTCCACTGGCGGGGAAACTGCTGACGTGGGAGACCTGGTACGTACCATTATTGTGGATTCTACCGTTACCTGCCGCATGAAAAGGGCCGACGTTATTTCCAACGACCGTATCAAAGCAGGCGACGTGGTAGTAGGTTTATCCTCTTCAGGCCAGGCTACCTATGAACGGGAATACAATGGAGGTATGGGCAGTAATGGCCTAACTTCCGCAAGGCACGATGTTTTCAATAAAACAGTAGCGCAGAAATTCCCTGAAAGCTATGATCCCTCCATCCCGCAGGAATTAGTGTTCAGTGGTAAAAAAGCACTGACGGATCTGGTGAATGTGCCGGGAGTAGGTAATATTACTGCCGGAAAGCTGGTATTGTCACCTACCCGTACCTATGCGCCTGTGATCAAACAGATCCTGGAGCAATACCGTTCCCAGGTGAATGGCATGGTACATTGCAGTGGCGGTGCACAAACCAAAGTGCTGCACTTCATCAATAACCTGCATGTGATCAAGGATAACTTATTCCCCATACCACCTTTATTCTCCCTGATCCAGGAGCAATCCGGTACCAGCTGGAAAGAAATGTACCAGGTGTTTAATATGGGCCACCGTATGGAGTTGTATGTACCGGAGCAGATTGCGGAAGATATCATTCGCATCAGCCAGACTTACAACATCGATGCACAGATAGTGGGAAGGGTTACAGATAGTCCTGCTAAGAAAGTAACGGTGAAGAGTGAATTCGGAACTTTTGAATATGCCTAGAAAGGCCTTTGATGCTTCATACAAACTGCCTTACTGCATGCACAATATGCATATAAGAACGCCTCAGCAATACTGAGGCGTTTTCCTTTTATCTACTTAGTTAACCTGAATGCAACCGGTAACACAAACCGTACCCGCACTGGCTCCCCTTTTTCCCTGCCGGGATTCCAGTTCGGCATTTTCTTCACTACCCTGATCGCTTCTTCTTCCAATCCGCTGCCAATCGCTTTATTCACTGACTGTACATTGCTGATAGAACCATCTTTATCAATGTCAAACTTCACGTATACGGTACCCGCCATATTCTTGTCAACAGCGGATTTGGGGTAACGAACATTGGACGAAAGGTATTGCATCATAGCATTCTGGCCACCCGGATAAGTGGGCATTTCTTCTACCATTAAGTAAGCGCCGTCATCTGCTATTTTCTTTTTAGGTTCGCCACTTTCCTGCAAGGTAAAACGGATAGGCAGGTTGAATTGTACATTTACAAGTTGGCCATTTTGCTTGCCGGGTACCCACCTCGGCATTTTCTCAACCACCCTTATGGCTTCTTCTTCCAGTCCGCCACCTTTTGGTGCGCCCACTGTTTTTACATCCATTACGTTACCATCATCTGATACGATAAAAGATACGAAAACAGTACCCTGGATATTTTTCTCCGTAGCAGTATGCGGATACCTGATATTAGTGGCCAGGAACTTATTCAATGCTGCATCCCCGCCTGCAAAAGTAGGGGGCTGTTCCACGAAAGTGAAAACCTCTTTCCCGTTTTTCTGCTGAGGTTTAAACTGTACTTTGGGATTTTTTGCAGGAGCTGGTGGTGGCGGCGGTTTTATTGTACTATCCTTCTTTTGCAGTATCTGAATGTCTGGCGGAGCAGAAACAAGTTTATCAATGTTCTCCTCCGTGATAACAAAAGCAAGTGAGGAAAATATCATGATGGCTATGGGCAGGATCATTAACCTGCGCAGATAGCTGAATCTCAGTTTACGTGATTGCGTCAGCATAAGGATGCGTCGTTTAATAGGTTGATGAGAGAAATTGTTAGTCATGCTGAAGCTGCGGTTCGTTTGCAAAGCCATCTGCAGTATGGTTTGAGCATAGTCTGCCACATTACCGTTCACAACGGATTTTTTATCAGCAATAAATTCGTGGATAAGCGAAAGTTCCCGTTTAATAAGATGAAAGAATGGATTGATCCAGCAAACAGCTGTGATGATCTCCATGAAAAGCTTATCAGTACTGTGTTTTTCCTGAACATGCACCATTTCGTGCTGCAACATCTGCCGTCCTTCCTGTGTGGTGGCATTCACCCGTTTGTTCCAGAAAATGTATCTAAAGAAAGAGAACGGTGCTGTGATCTGCTCTGAAAGTACCATCCAGTAAGGCTTTACAAACTCCACGCGGCTCATATGTATTAGCCGTACAATCTTCCAGTAACCAAATAATAACCTTCCTGCTAAAACTACTATCACCGCTGAATATAAAAACAGCACCCAGTTGAAATGCGTAACCGGCAAAGGCCCTGCAGGGGTAAACACCTGTTCACGAAGGGTAACTACCTGGCTGGTATATACGAAGAGGGTATCAGTATCTTCAGGAGTAAAAGAAATAGGAATGCGAAGCAAGGGCACCACCAGGCTGAGCAAAGTGCAAAGCAGCAGGTAAAACCTGTTCCACTGGTGAAAACGGTTATTACGTAAAGCCATGTGATAATAAGCATACAGGATCCCTGAGCAGATGATCACTTTAGCGAGATAGGCCAGGAGCGGTGTCATTTTTCAGTGTTTTTGGCGTTCTTGATCTGTTGCAGTAATTTTTCGAGATCGGCTACACTCATATCTTTCTCCTTCACAAAGAAAGAAACCATGTTACTGAATGAGCCCTCAAAATAACCGGATACCAGGTGTTTCACTGTTTTATGACTGTATTCGTCCTTAGTGATCAACGCATAGTACTGATGACTTTTCCCGTATGCCTTAAAGCTGACAAAACCTTTATCCACCAGTATCTTCACCAATGTGGAAATGGTGTTGTAATGCGGCCGCGGTTCCGGCATCTCATCTATCATATCTTTTACAAATGAAGGACCCAGCTTCCATAATACCTGCATGATCTGCTCTTCAGCTTTTGTCAGTGTTTTCATGATCGGGAGCATATTTTCGCGCTCAATTCAAATGTAAAACTATTTATTTAGTTTTCAAACTATTTTTTTAGTTAATAACCTTCGCAGATCAATAACAGGGAATTAGTTATTTTTGAATTTCTAAAAGGAAATAAATGGTGGATCAACCCATAGTTCAACTGACGAATGTTAATATATACCAGGGCCATTCATTGATCTTATCCGATGTGAATATTACGGTCAACAGGGGTGAATTTGTTTACCTGATCGGCAAAACGGGTACAGGTAAATCAAGCCTGCTGAAAACTTTGTACGGAGATCTCACCCTGAAAGAGGGGAACGGCCAGGTAGTGGGGTTTGATCTGAAGAAGATGGACTGGAAGAAAGTACCCTACCTGCGCAGGAACCTGGGCGTAGTGTTCCAGGATTTTCAACTGCTTACAGACCGTAATGTACACGATAACCTCAAGTTTGCCCTTAAAGCCACGGGCTGGCAGGAACCCAAGCAGATCGAGGATAAGATCCATGACGTACTGGAAAAGGTAGGCTTGGGCACTAAAGGTTTCAAAATGCCTTATGAACTGTCTGGCGGAGAGCAGCAAAGGGTAGATATTGCCCGCGCCCTGCTCAATTCCCCCAAACTGATCCTGGCGGATGAACCTACCGGTAACCTGGACCCTGAAACCTCAGACGGCATTATGCAGCTGCTGTTCAGGATCTGCCGGGAAGATGGTACGGCCCTCATCATGGCTACCCACGACTACATTGTACTTCAGAAGTTCCCTTCCCGCGTTTTACGCACCGAAAACGGACAGGTAACAGACAATGCAGCCGTAAGTTTTGTATAAAATTTTATATTGGTATAAAGCTGATCCTCAACGCAAAGTAGAGAAAGTAGGTACATTTTCATTTGTATTTGCTAATACAAACGTAACTTCATACCTTTGCACCGGAAAAATAGCGAGTTAAAAAAATTATTTTTATTCAAGATGCCTTACTTAACAGTAGAAAAGAAAGCTAACATTTTCAAAGAATTTGGTGGTAGCGAAAAGAACACCGGTTCCGTGGAAGCGCAAATCGCTTTAGTAACCGAGCGGATCAACAGTATCTCTGCTCACCTGAAACAAAACAAAAAAGATTTCTCTACGCACCGTGGTCTGATGAAAATGGTAGGACAAAGAAAGCGTTTGCTGTCTTATCTCTCCAAAACCAACCTCTCTGGCTACCGCGCCCTCATTGAGAAGTTAGGAATCAGAAAGTAATCTGAAACTTATTATAGCGCTATTCCCAACTAATATAGTTGGGAATAGTTTTTTTGTATGTGTACCTTATTAATCCTCACACAAGTATGAATCTTACACCTGCTTCGGTTAAATTTGATATAGGCGGTGGTCGCGAGGTAACGATAGAAACCGGCAAAATGGCCCGTCAGGCCGATGGTTCGGTTACTGTGCGCTTGGGAAATTGTATCCTTCTGGCTACCGTTGTTGCCAGCCAAAAACCCAAACCCGGCCAATCTTTCTTTCCCCTTACTGTTGATTACCAGGAAAAATTTGCTTCTGCCGGCCGTATCCCCGGTTCTTTCTTCAAAAGAGAAGGTAAACTGAGCGACTACGAAGTGTTGATCTCCCGTTTGATCGACCGCGCTTTGCGCCCTTTATTCCCTGACGATTATTTATGCGATGTACAGGTTCTCGTGAGCCTCATCTCTTCAGATAAAGAAGTTATGCCCGATGCATTGGCTGCGCTCGCTGCCTCTGCTGCACTGGCCGTTTCTGATGTTCCCATCCAGGAGATCATTTCAGAAGTACGCGTTGCCCGTGTTGAAGGTGAATTTGTTATTAACCCTACCCGCACTCAATTAGCTGCGGCGGATATGGACTTCATCGTTGCTGCTACTGCCAAGAACATCATGATGGTGGAAGGCGAAAGCAAGGAGTGCAGTGAAGAAGACCTGGTGAAAGTGATCGAACTCGGCCACGAAGCCATTAAAGTTCAGGTGAAAGCACAGGAAGATCTCCGCGCCCTGGTAGGTAACCCTGCTAAACGTGAATACGAAAAGCCTCACCAGAACGAAGAACTGAAAGCGAAAGTAGCGGCGTTTGCGCAAGCTAAGATCCTCGAAGTTTCTAAAGGTGCCCTCGGTAAACACGCCCGTACAGATGCTTTCAAAAAGATCGAGGAAGAACTCGTGGAATCCCTGGGAGAACTGCCTGAAGAAGATGCGCCATTAGTTGGTGAATACTTCCACGACCTGGAAAAAGAAACCGTACGTAACATGATCCTGGACGAAAAGGTCCGTTTGGATGGCCGCGTACTGGACCAGGTTCGTCCTTTGGCGATGGAAGTAGACCTGCTGCCATCTCCGCACGGCTCTGCATTGTTCACCCGCGGTGAAACGCAATCCCTCACAACCGTTACGCTGGGTACACCAGATGATGAGTTGCTGATCGAAAGCGCTGCAAACTCTGCTTATTCTAAATTTATCCTGCACTATAATTTCCCTCCCTTCTCAACCGGTGAGGTGAAAATGATGCGCGGCCCCGGCCGTCGTGAAGTTGGGCATGGTAACCTTGCCCTCCGTTCCCTGAAACAAATGATGCCCGGTAGCGATTACGCTTACACGGTGCGCGTTGTGTCAGACATCCTGGAATCTAACGGTTCCTCTTCCATGGCCACCGTTTGCGCGGGTTCACTGGCCCTCATGGATGCAGGCGTTCCTTTACCTAAACACGTTTCCGGTATCGCAATGGGATTGATCTCCCGTGCAAGCGATGGAAAATGGGCGGTATTGAGCGACATCCTTGGGGATGAAGATCACCTGGGTGATATGGACTTTAAAGTAACCGGTACCCGCGATGGTATCTGTGGCGTTCAAATGGATATTAAAGTTGATGGCCTGAGCATGGATGTAATGCGCGCTGCGCTTGCACAAGCCCGCCAGGGTCGTTTACACATCCTGGAAGCTATGTACACCGCAATGCCGGCTTTCCGTCCTGAACCTAAACCACATGCGCCACGCATGGAAAAACTGATCATCGACCGTGAATTCATCGGCGCTGTGATCGGACCAGGTGGTAAAGTGATCCAGGAGATCCAACGCGAAACAGGTACTACTATCAATATCGAAGAAGTTGGCCAGACCGGTGAAGTAAGCATCTTCTCTGCACAGAAAGAAAACCTGGACAAGGCTATGGCCTGGGTGAAAGGTATCGTTTCTGTTCCTGAAGTAGGTGAAGTATATGAATCCACCGTGAAGAGCGTAATGCCTTATGGTGCTTTCGTAGAATTCATGCCTGGTAAACAAGGTTTGCTGCACATCTCCGAAGTTTCCTGGAAACGCCTCGAAACAATGGATGGTGTACTCGCCGAAGGAGATAAAGTGAAAGTGAAACTGGTAGGTACAGATCCTAAAACCGGTAAATTCAAACTCAGCCGCAAAGTGCTGATGGATAAACCGGAAGGATATGTAGAAAGACCAGAACGTGAAGATCGTGGAGATAGGGGAGACCGTGGTGATCGCGGAGACCGTGGTGGTGATCGTGGTGATCGCAGAGGTGGTGGAGACCGTCCTCGCGGAGACCGTGATCGTGGTGGAGACCGTGGTGGTGACCGTCCTCGTTTTGACCGTGGTGGCGATCGTGGAGACAGAGGTGATCGTGGAGACCGTGGTGGTTACAACCGCCCTCCGCAACAAACTGAAGGTCCTATCGAAGGCCCGGTGTTCGACGAACAATAGAAATTATCAGCATAAAAAAAGGACCGTTCATTTGAGCGGTCCTTTTTTATTTTAGTTACCTACAGTAGACATCTGCTCTACAAACACCTCACTTTCCCGCCACATGATCCTACCCTTGATGAACTTAAAGATCTTGTAAGACTTTACGCCCACTTCCTCAAAATTCATTTCATACTTCTGCACCCGTTTATTCGTAGAACGGTCCACCACCTGGATCTTACCACCTTCCAGCAGATCAGGCAATATTTCATCCAGGTAAGGCATTAATACCGTTTCGTTGTCATTCCAGAAAAGCGTGATCCGGTCTGTGCTATAATTCATTGGATTGTTCTTGTTCGCCGCCCAGAATTTGGACACCATTTTATAATGCCTTTGCACTTCTTCAGGATTCAGGTGAAGGAACTGGATGTTCCGGAAAACATCTTTGGAATATTTCCGCTGCGGAAGGATCGTATCCAGTCCTTTAAAATAGTCTTCCACATCCTGTTTATCAATAATGAAAACAGCGGTTTGTACCTGGTAGAAAATAGAATCCTTCAGTTCAATCTCATATGGTTTGATAATGGTTTGGGCGGAACCACACAAGTAAAAGGCCATAGCGGCCAGGAGGGTGAATAGATTTTTCATAGGATAAGGTTATATTATTATAATTCAAATATAAGCCTTGGGGCTGAATCTGGCAAAGGATTTTGAAAAATGCGTTTTCCGTATTGGCACTGAGGAATTTGTAACTATCTTGCGGATATGTCACATATTGCGATCACGGTATCTGCTCCATCAGCTTTGAAAGACATTTTAGTGGCTCAACTGTCAGACGCGGGTTATGAAGGGTTTGAAGAAACGGCGGACACACTCGTTGCTTATATCCCTACTACACAATTTGAAGAGAATATTTTACTCGGTATTTTAGGAAGCCACGGGGTAGACTACACGAAAGAAACCATTGCACAGGCCAACTGGAATGCCGTATGGGAAAGCAACTTCCAGCCAGTATTGGTAGATGATTTTTGCGGTATCCGCGCAGGCTTCCATGACTCCCTGCAGGGGCAGGTGTTACATGAGATCATCATCACACCAAAAATGTCCTTCGGCACCGGCCACCATGCCACTACGTATTCTGTGATCAAGTTGATGGAAAACATCAGCATCAAAGGAAAACAAGTATTTGATTTTGGTACCGGCACCGGCATCCTGGCTATTCTCGCAGACAAAATGGATGCAGCACAGGCAGATGCCATCGATAATGATTCCTGGGCGGTAGACAATGCCATTGAGAATGTAGTGGCCAACGGCGCCAGGAATGTACGCGTCTGGCGGGCAGATAACCTGGATGCCATTGCAGATGGCATGTACGACATCCTCCTGGCCAATATCAACCGTAACATCCTGCTGGCCAACATGGCCCACATGAAAAGAATTATGAAACCCGATGGATTATTGATTTTGAGTGGTATATTGCAAGAGGATGAAACTGTAATCGTTAAGGCTGCCAACAGCCAAAACCTAAGCCTGGAGAGAAAAGCATCGAGAGACAACTGGCTGGCCATATCCTTTAAGGCGGATTAAGACCGTCAATATGGAAAAATTTATATATTTTAATTGCTGATTGACGAGTATTTGTCTTATTATTGCAGTGAACTTTGTAATTTTTTTAACACGAGATTTACTATCTTAGCACTCTAACTTATTGTGATGACTGAATTATTGCTACTAATAGGTGCCTATCTTATTGGCTCTTTTGCCACCGCCGTATGGGTGAGTAAAGGGGTTTTCGGGATGGATATTCGCGAACATGGTTCCGGTAATGCCGGTGCCACCAACACTTTCCGTGTATTGGGCCCTAAAGCCGGTACCTTTGTGATGGTCGTGGATATGCTCAAGGGCGTATTAGCCGTAAGATTATCCTATTTGCTCCCTATTTACAACGAACCGGATCAGATCACGCAACTGGTGAACCTCCAGGTAGGCTTGGGCCTTGCGGCCGTAGTGGGTCATATCTTCCCCATTTGGGCAGGTTTCCGTGGCGGTAAAGGTATTGCCACCCTCTTCGGGATGGTGCTTGCCATTCAGCCCTTAGTGGCCCTGTGTTGCGTAGGCGTATTCCTTATGATCCTTTTCCTTACCAGGTACGTTTCTTTAAGTTCTATTATTGCCAGTATCGCATTCCCAGTGCTGATACTTTTCATATTCCGTGAAAAAGAGGTATTCTATCGCATCTTTGCCATAGCTGTGGCTTTAATGGTGGTATTAACCCACCAGAAGAACATTGCCAGGTTACTTACCGGCAGCGAAAGCAAAGTACCCCTGTTCAAGAATCGCAAAAACAAGCACGACAGAGCGTAGTGCCCAAATCCGGCACAACGATTGCTCTATGTGAAGAAAGCGGTATTTTCGGATATCCATCTTCAAAATATTAACCGATGAAAAAAATTGCATTGTTATTTGTAGCCGGTACGGGTTTGCTGTATGCATGTACCCGTGTACCGATTACAGGCCGTAGCCAGTTAAACCTCATCCCTGAAAGCACCATCCAATCCATGGCCTTGCAGGAGTATCAGACCTTTCTTTCTCAGAATAAAACTGTTTCTCCCACCGGCAGCAAGGATGCTGAGATGGTAAGGAGGGTAGGAGGCCGGATTGCCCAGGCCGTAACCACTTATATGGCACAGAACAACCTGGGTAACGAAGTGGCCAACTACAAATGGGAATTCAATCTTGTGAACGATAAACAGGTGAATGCCTGGTGTATGCCAGGAGGAAAGGTGGTAGTATATACCGGCCTTTTACCCGTAACACAGAACGAAACCGCGCTGGCTTGCGTAATGGGCCACGAGATCGCCCATGCCATCGCCCGCCATGGTAACGAACGTATGAGCCAGGGACTCGTAGCCCAGGGGATCCAGGTAGCAGGTGCTGTTGCCCTCAACAAGAACCCCCAGGCCCAGAATATCTTCATGCAGGCCTTCAACGTAGGCGGCCCCCTCGGCCTCATGGCCTATGGCCGCCAGAATGAGCTGGAAGCAGACCACCTCGGCCTGATCTTTATGGCCATGGCCGGCTACAACCCGCAGGAAGCCGTTCCCTTCTGGACCCGCATGGCCAATACAGGCGGCCAAAAACCACCTGAACTGCTCAGCACTCACCCCAGCGACGAACGCCGCATCGCCCAATTACAGAAGCTGATGCCCGAAGCCATGAAGTACTACAGTACCCAGCGCTAAAAGGCCCAATCATAACTTATCCAAAGGGTGCCTCCACAAGGGGCACCCTTCTTCTTTCAGAGAGCATTCCAATACCTTAGATAGGCTTCACATAGGCTCAAGATAGGGTAATCCTTCTCCCATCCTAT includes:
- the rpsO gene encoding 30S ribosomal protein S15 → MPYLTVEKKANIFKEFGGSEKNTGSVEAQIALVTERINSISAHLKQNKKDFSTHRGLMKMVGQRKRLLSYLSKTNLSGYRALIEKLGIRK
- a CDS encoding polyribonucleotide nucleotidyltransferase — translated: MNLTPASVKFDIGGGREVTIETGKMARQADGSVTVRLGNCILLATVVASQKPKPGQSFFPLTVDYQEKFASAGRIPGSFFKREGKLSDYEVLISRLIDRALRPLFPDDYLCDVQVLVSLISSDKEVMPDALAALAASAALAVSDVPIQEIISEVRVARVEGEFVINPTRTQLAAADMDFIVAATAKNIMMVEGESKECSEEDLVKVIELGHEAIKVQVKAQEDLRALVGNPAKREYEKPHQNEELKAKVAAFAQAKILEVSKGALGKHARTDAFKKIEEELVESLGELPEEDAPLVGEYFHDLEKETVRNMILDEKVRLDGRVLDQVRPLAMEVDLLPSPHGSALFTRGETQSLTTVTLGTPDDELLIESAANSAYSKFILHYNFPPFSTGEVKMMRGPGRREVGHGNLALRSLKQMMPGSDYAYTVRVVSDILESNGSSSMATVCAGSLALMDAGVPLPKHVSGIAMGLISRASDGKWAVLSDILGDEDHLGDMDFKVTGTRDGICGVQMDIKVDGLSMDVMRAALAQARQGRLHILEAMYTAMPAFRPEPKPHAPRMEKLIIDREFIGAVIGPGGKVIQEIQRETGTTINIEEVGQTGEVSIFSAQKENLDKAMAWVKGIVSVPEVGEVYESTVKSVMPYGAFVEFMPGKQGLLHISEVSWKRLETMDGVLAEGDKVKVKLVGTDPKTGKFKLSRKVLMDKPEGYVERPEREDRGDRGDRGDRGDRGGDRGDRRGGGDRPRGDRDRGGDRGGDRPRFDRGGDRGDRGDRGDRGGYNRPPQQTEGPIEGPVFDEQ
- the prmA gene encoding 50S ribosomal protein L11 methyltransferase, with the translated sequence MSHIAITVSAPSALKDILVAQLSDAGYEGFEETADTLVAYIPTTQFEENILLGILGSHGVDYTKETIAQANWNAVWESNFQPVLVDDFCGIRAGFHDSLQGQVLHEIIITPKMSFGTGHHATTYSVIKLMENISIKGKQVFDFGTGTGILAILADKMDAAQADAIDNDSWAVDNAIENVVANGARNVRVWRADNLDAIADGMYDILLANINRNILLANMAHMKRIMKPDGLLILSGILQEDETVIVKAANSQNLSLERKASRDNWLAISFKAD
- the plsY gene encoding glycerol-3-phosphate 1-O-acyltransferase PlsY, which codes for MTELLLLIGAYLIGSFATAVWVSKGVFGMDIREHGSGNAGATNTFRVLGPKAGTFVMVVDMLKGVLAVRLSYLLPIYNEPDQITQLVNLQVGLGLAAVVGHIFPIWAGFRGGKGIATLFGMVLAIQPLVALCCVGVFLMILFLTRYVSLSSIIASIAFPVLILFIFREKEVFYRIFAIAVALMVVLTHQKNIARLLTGSESKVPLFKNRKNKHDRA
- a CDS encoding M48 family metallopeptidase; amino-acid sequence: MKKIALLFVAGTGLLYACTRVPITGRSQLNLIPESTIQSMALQEYQTFLSQNKTVSPTGSKDAEMVRRVGGRIAQAVTTYMAQNNLGNEVANYKWEFNLVNDKQVNAWCMPGGKVVVYTGLLPVTQNETALACVMGHEIAHAIARHGNERMSQGLVAQGIQVAGAVALNKNPQAQNIFMQAFNVGGPLGLMAYGRQNELEADHLGLIFMAMAGYNPQEAVPFWTRMANTGGQKPPELLSTHPSDERRIAQLQKLMPEAMKYYSTQR